One stretch of Streptomyces sp. A2-16 DNA includes these proteins:
- a CDS encoding site-specific integrase: MKSGKWQATVRNRAGDRFSESFPLKAQARAWGIELETQFARGGMRDPRAGETVFREWHDLWWNARIVEPHTLRGDASSIKNHVMPNWADWEMRAITRMDVQSWIRSLVEKGVGASAIKRAYNLMSSIMRAAVDDDVIAVSPCRSIDLPTVAVKPPQWFTPDQAQSILDELAPAWRTMCLLGFYTGLRWGELSGLHRQRIDTRRSRLFVVEVNTKSGIKEYPKSSKSRREVPLPPHVLEALERHIHRLERDAVVFTTITKGRSGRLLADSNWRTQTWWPAVEAAYHFGDDGELQLVPHYPPHSMRHTCASWLVQRGVSLYEVQHLLGHESFQTTQRYAHLQPDAHKAVLGAWQRMETPLVIAV, translated from the coding sequence TTGAAGTCCGGCAAGTGGCAGGCGACCGTACGCAACCGGGCCGGAGACCGGTTCAGCGAGTCCTTTCCCCTCAAGGCCCAGGCGCGTGCCTGGGGTATCGAGCTGGAGACCCAGTTCGCCCGCGGAGGCATGCGCGACCCGCGGGCCGGTGAAACCGTGTTCCGGGAGTGGCACGACCTGTGGTGGAACGCCCGCATCGTCGAACCCCACACCCTGCGGGGCGACGCGTCCAGCATCAAGAACCACGTCATGCCCAACTGGGCGGACTGGGAGATGCGGGCCATCACCCGGATGGACGTCCAGAGCTGGATCCGCTCTCTGGTCGAGAAGGGAGTCGGCGCCTCCGCCATCAAGCGGGCCTACAACCTGATGTCGTCGATCATGCGTGCGGCGGTCGACGACGATGTGATCGCGGTGAGCCCGTGCCGCAGCATCGACCTGCCGACCGTCGCGGTCAAACCGCCGCAGTGGTTCACGCCCGACCAGGCGCAGAGCATCCTCGATGAACTCGCCCCCGCCTGGCGGACGATGTGCCTGCTCGGCTTCTACACCGGACTCCGCTGGGGAGAGCTCTCCGGCCTGCACCGCCAGCGTATCGACACACGGCGCTCGCGCCTGTTCGTGGTGGAGGTCAATACCAAAAGCGGCATCAAGGAGTACCCCAAGAGCTCCAAGAGCCGCCGCGAAGTCCCGCTCCCGCCCCACGTCCTGGAGGCCCTCGAACGCCACATCCACCGACTCGAGCGTGACGCGGTGGTGTTCACCACCATCACCAAGGGCCGCTCCGGGCGCCTGCTCGCCGACAGCAACTGGCGTACGCAGACCTGGTGGCCAGCCGTCGAGGCCGCCTATCACTTCGGCGACGACGGTGAGCTGCAACTTGTCCCGCATTACCCGCCGCACTCCATGCGCCACACCTGCGCCTCGTGGCTGGTCCAGAGGGGAGTCTCGCTCTACGAGGTCCAGCATCTGCTCGGCCACGAGAGCTTCCAGACGACCCAGCGGTACGCCCACCTCCAGCCGGATGCCCACAAGGCTGTCCTTGGAGCCTGGCAGCGAATGGAAACCCCGCTCGTCATTGCCGTATGA
- a CDS encoding LamG-like jellyroll fold domain-containing protein produces the protein MIDSHISFYENWSASCTAEAVDLYWTGSITSSTTWNHQPARLESLGSQSVAHGWSTSCGPADVTFDIHDLMVQAAAGEWSKATFELKADNESNDLAWKQFSKQATITTTYDHKPNTPTSLTTSPATSCTATTPTSLGLGDVTLRAGVSDPDGTTSGLTADFTLKNMASGSTYTRAIDATSGTTASTAFSHTSSSGPFQALTAKTEFAWYLTVTDHDLISDQSKTCHFYYDPTAPGAPTVSPDTSSSTTPCPELKDSPSGGSKCTVGTSASFTITDTNTTTAPGSYRYQLNGGNPVSVTASSTSPYSASFSLKPTTQTNVLTVTAVGASGNVGDTYNYLFIAQAPATATSDDLNGDSNADLLTVGGKNSLPAGLWQATGNGGGMLNPAARNIGIDGNGVSTTQTATSFTGTQVITGHFFTGNGFNDVLDYSYNTSTGAIRGEILRGQGDGTDLQTRADGSDYTQIADSTATFAFTNTTFNDDGTITKTITPATSIASGGNLYQTVNGDIPSGYPDLLLLINGSLYDEATFNGRGSYVGTDQATDLADYNPYCLAQNTSTTTCTTGWSGWTITSTLDASGLPQLFARDTSTDTSDPSHGQLWYLSPANLQSLTYDTLSNGATDTTLTSVEAASSGWDSVSQPTLQAADINNDHSPDLWTISSTGSATAHEMTLNGTTASFTTPTGQALSTDTHDWPLNDYDTTALTADDTATSAITLTGTSGVTAPTGGLFDPDIQLDSADHDYLQGSKALDLTKSLTVSVWADPTAYGGAVLSQSGSADSGILLLPTSSGWQFSLNTGSGTAWTFDTITGGSVHLGTWAHLTATYDKPTGVMNLYVDDVFVATGNHTAPTTGASGNFQLGDALNASARTDYFTGELARVRTWTGSAVPPAQPYTPAGYHQAVTPTRILDTRNGTGITGTGITAGASTVTSDSVTHLKIVGNSVTSPVSSAPTTVPDSVTAVAIDVTATGESDTGYVTTYADGTQRPITSSTNFAANTTATGYQIVPVGNDGKIDLYTHIDSAGGTTALIVDLTGYFTSDATAPGDQTYTPLTSAIRALDTRSSIAHTNLTSTGTVAVGTNFTLQITGQNNIPATATAVAVNLAAANAAGAGYLQAYATGYAPTADTSLSFTSGNTIASLSGDVPIGTSGTITISVHGNATAVLADISGYYTTTTTGQKFHTLNPTRLVDTRSGIGGTKGAVAANGTYTLTTATTQQVTTATTPTLAAMLTVTNTASGGYATAYPTAIGKPATSNINWGTGDTLANLTLTPTDTNGQISIYNNSSGSTDFVVDCSGYYT, from the coding sequence GTGATCGACTCTCATATCTCCTTCTACGAGAACTGGTCCGCTTCCTGCACCGCCGAAGCCGTCGACCTCTACTGGACCGGATCGATCACTTCGAGCACGACCTGGAACCACCAGCCCGCGAGGCTCGAATCCCTGGGCTCCCAGTCCGTCGCCCACGGCTGGTCCACCTCTTGCGGCCCCGCGGACGTCACCTTCGACATCCACGACCTCATGGTGCAGGCCGCCGCCGGCGAGTGGTCGAAGGCCACCTTCGAGTTGAAGGCCGACAACGAGAGCAACGACCTGGCCTGGAAGCAGTTCAGCAAACAGGCCACCATCACCACCACCTATGATCACAAACCCAACACTCCGACCTCGCTGACCACCAGCCCCGCTACGAGCTGCACCGCCACGACACCCACCTCGCTCGGGCTGGGCGACGTGACCCTGCGCGCCGGGGTGTCCGACCCTGACGGCACCACCAGCGGCCTCACTGCGGACTTCACTCTGAAGAACATGGCGAGCGGCAGCACGTATACGCGGGCGATCGACGCCACCAGCGGGACCACCGCCAGTACCGCCTTCTCTCACACCAGCAGCTCAGGGCCCTTCCAAGCCCTGACTGCCAAGACCGAGTTCGCCTGGTACCTCACCGTCACTGACCACGATCTGATCAGCGACCAGTCGAAGACCTGCCACTTCTACTACGACCCCACCGCCCCAGGCGCTCCCACCGTCAGTCCTGACACGTCATCGTCCACGACCCCGTGCCCGGAACTCAAGGACAGCCCCTCGGGCGGCAGCAAGTGCACTGTGGGCACCTCCGCGAGCTTCACCATCACCGACACCAACACCACTACGGCTCCCGGCAGTTACCGCTATCAGCTCAACGGCGGCAATCCCGTCAGCGTCACTGCCTCAAGCACCAGCCCCTACAGCGCGAGCTTCTCGCTGAAGCCGACCACCCAGACCAACGTCCTGACCGTCACAGCCGTGGGCGCCAGCGGCAACGTGGGCGACACCTACAACTACCTCTTCATCGCGCAGGCTCCCGCCACGGCCACCAGCGACGACCTCAACGGAGACTCCAACGCCGACCTGCTGACCGTCGGCGGCAAGAACTCGCTGCCCGCCGGCCTCTGGCAGGCCACGGGTAACGGCGGCGGAATGCTCAACCCCGCCGCCCGCAACATCGGCATCGACGGCAACGGCGTCTCCACCACCCAGACCGCCACCTCCTTCACCGGCACCCAAGTCATCACCGGCCACTTCTTCACCGGCAACGGCTTCAACGACGTCCTCGACTACAGCTACAACACCTCCACCGGGGCCATCCGCGGCGAGATCCTGCGCGGCCAGGGCGACGGCACCGACCTCCAGACACGAGCGGACGGCAGCGACTACACCCAAATAGCCGATTCCACCGCCACATTCGCATTTACCAACACGACCTTCAACGACGACGGCACCATCACCAAAACCATCACGCCTGCCACCTCGATCGCCAGCGGCGGCAACCTGTACCAAACCGTCAACGGCGACATCCCCAGCGGCTACCCGGACCTGCTGCTCCTGATCAACGGATCGCTCTACGACGAAGCCACTTTCAACGGGCGAGGCAGCTACGTCGGCACAGACCAGGCCACCGACCTGGCCGACTACAACCCCTACTGCCTGGCCCAGAACACCAGCACCACCACCTGCACGACCGGCTGGAGCGGCTGGACGATCACCAGCACCCTCGACGCAAGCGGCCTGCCGCAGCTGTTCGCCCGTGACACCAGCACCGACACCAGCGACCCCTCCCATGGCCAGCTGTGGTACCTCAGCCCCGCCAACCTCCAATCCCTGACCTACGACACCCTGTCCAACGGCGCCACCGACACCACCCTCACCTCCGTCGAGGCCGCCAGCAGCGGCTGGGACTCCGTCAGCCAGCCCACCCTTCAGGCCGCCGACATCAACAACGACCACTCCCCCGACCTTTGGACCATCAGCAGCACCGGCAGCGCTACCGCCCATGAGATGACCCTCAACGGCACCACCGCCAGCTTCACCACCCCCACCGGTCAGGCCCTGAGCACCGACACCCACGACTGGCCGCTGAACGACTACGACACCACCGCACTCACCGCCGACGACACCGCCACCAGCGCGATCACCCTCACCGGAACCAGCGGCGTCACCGCCCCGACCGGCGGCCTGTTCGACCCCGACATCCAACTCGACTCCGCCGACCACGACTACCTCCAGGGCAGCAAAGCCCTGGACCTGACCAAGTCCCTCACTGTGTCCGTCTGGGCCGACCCCACCGCCTACGGCGGCGCCGTGCTCTCGCAGAGCGGCAGCGCCGACTCCGGCATCCTGCTCCTGCCCACCAGCAGCGGCTGGCAGTTCAGCCTCAACACAGGCTCCGGCACCGCCTGGACCTTCGACACCATCACCGGCGGCAGCGTCCACCTCGGCACCTGGGCGCACCTGACCGCGACCTACGACAAACCCACCGGCGTGATGAACCTCTACGTCGACGACGTCTTCGTCGCCACCGGAAACCACACCGCCCCCACCACCGGTGCCAGCGGCAACTTCCAGCTCGGCGACGCCCTCAACGCCTCCGCCCGTACCGACTACTTCACCGGTGAACTCGCCCGCGTCCGCACCTGGACCGGCTCGGCCGTACCACCAGCCCAGCCATACACCCCGGCCGGATACCACCAAGCCGTCACACCCACCCGCATCCTCGACACCCGCAACGGCACCGGCATCACCGGCACCGGCATCACCGCCGGTGCCAGCACCGTCACCTCCGACTCCGTCACCCACCTCAAGATCGTCGGCAACAGCGTCACCTCACCCGTCAGCAGCGCCCCCACCACCGTCCCCGACTCGGTCACCGCCGTCGCCATCGACGTCACCGCCACAGGCGAAAGCGACACCGGCTACGTCACCACCTACGCCGACGGAACCCAACGCCCCATCACCTCATCCACCAACTTCGCCGCCAACACCACCGCCACCGGCTACCAGATCGTTCCGGTCGGCAACGACGGCAAGATCGACCTCTACACCCACATCGACAGCGCCGGCGGCACCACGGCCCTGATCGTCGACCTCACCGGTTACTTCACCAGCGACGCCACCGCGCCCGGAGACCAGACCTACACACCACTGACCAGCGCCATAAGGGCCCTGGACACCCGCTCCAGCATCGCCCACACCAACCTCACCAGCACCGGCACCGTGGCCGTCGGCACCAATTTCACCCTGCAGATCACCGGACAGAACAACATCCCCGCCACGGCCACCGCCGTAGCAGTCAACCTCGCCGCCGCCAACGCCGCAGGAGCCGGCTACCTCCAGGCATACGCCACCGGCTACGCCCCCACCGCCGACACCAGCCTCAGCTTCACCAGCGGAAACACCATCGCCTCCTTGTCAGGCGACGTCCCCATCGGCACCTCCGGAACCATCACCATCTCCGTCCACGGCAACGCCACCGCCGTCCTGGCCGACATCTCCGGCTACTACACCACCACAACCACCGGCCAGAAATTCCACACGCTCAACCCCACCCGCCTCGTCGACACCCGCAGCGGCATCGGCGGAACCAAGGGCGCCGTCGCCGCAAACGGCACCTACACCCTCACCACCGCCACCACCCAGCAAGTCACCACGGCCACCACCCCCACCCTCGCAGCCATGCTCACCGTCACCAACACCGCCAGCGGCGGCTACGCCACCGCCTACCCCACCGCCATCGGCAAACCCGCCACCAGCAACATCAACTGGGGCACCGGCGACACCCTCGCCAACCTCACCCTCACCCCCACCGACACCAACGGACAGATCAGCATCTACAACAACAGCTCCGGAAGCACTGACTTCGTCGTCGACTGCAGCGGCTACTACACCTGA